A single genomic interval of Natronolimnobius sp. AArcel1 harbors:
- a CDS encoding gamma-glutamylcyclotransferase has translation MTIRVFVYGTLTDPARVHDVLALDATNRSSDDVFDGPAVLEGLHRIDGKYPTLVPGGHVEGRLLAVHDQDLERLDQYEGVESSLYTRVSIPATGLEGPVDVYVGDPDRLGVTADYEWPAGDSFADRVQTACEHEEIYVRHPE, from the coding sequence ATGACTATCCGCGTGTTCGTCTACGGGACGCTCACCGACCCCGCTCGCGTCCACGACGTCCTTGCACTCGATGCTACCAACCGCTCGAGCGACGACGTATTCGACGGACCAGCCGTTCTCGAGGGCCTTCACCGTATCGACGGCAAGTATCCGACGCTTGTTCCGGGTGGGCACGTCGAGGGCCGACTACTCGCAGTTCACGACCAAGACCTCGAGCGACTGGATCAGTACGAAGGCGTCGAGAGCAGCCTCTACACGCGAGTCTCGATTCCGGCTACGGGACTCGAGGGGCCAGTCGATGTATACGTCGGTGACCCAGACCGACTCGGCGTCACTGCCGACTATGAGTGGCCCGCTGGCGACTCGTTTGCAGACCGGGTTCAAACCGCTTGCGAACACGAAGAAATCTACGTCAGACACCCTGAATGA
- the ilvA gene encoding threonine ammonia-lyase codes for MLERSAILEARERVRETSRHTPLEYSYTYSSMTGADIYLKLETFQRTGAFKIRGATNRILTLSDDQQDVGVVTASAGNHAQGVALAATRAGVDSKIVMPKHAPISKVKATRNYGAEVVLHGADYAEAAEHAHDLEAEEGRTYVHAFDDEAIMAGQGTLGLEILEDCPEVETVVVPIGGGGLISGVAAAIKTAHPDVRVIGVQSDGASSAAPSLEKGERIALDGVDTIADGIATRSVGEHTFAHIQEYVDEVVTVSDPEIAVTITYLLERSKTLVEGAGAVPLAAVLFEAFDYDPDETIVPVLSGGNIDLNTLTNVIVRGLVETGRYLKIRTVLKDQPGSLERLLEIFTAHQANIYAIYHDRTSRDVEMSDTEVEIELEMRGPDHVEAFLETMREAGYEVDVLI; via the coding sequence ATGCTCGAACGGTCGGCGATTCTTGAGGCACGCGAGCGGGTCCGTGAAACGTCCAGACACACGCCCCTCGAGTACTCTTACACGTACTCTTCGATGACTGGTGCTGATATCTATCTCAAACTCGAGACCTTCCAGCGGACGGGTGCGTTCAAGATTCGCGGGGCGACGAACCGGATTCTGACGCTCTCGGACGACCAACAGGACGTCGGCGTCGTCACCGCAAGCGCGGGCAATCACGCACAGGGTGTCGCGCTCGCGGCCACGCGCGCGGGCGTGGACTCAAAAATTGTGATGCCTAAACACGCGCCCATCTCGAAAGTCAAAGCAACCCGAAACTACGGCGCGGAGGTCGTCCTCCACGGCGCTGACTACGCCGAAGCTGCTGAACACGCCCACGACCTCGAAGCTGAGGAGGGACGGACCTACGTCCACGCCTTCGACGATGAGGCCATCATGGCCGGCCAGGGAACCCTCGGCCTCGAGATTCTCGAGGACTGCCCCGAGGTCGAGACCGTCGTTGTCCCCATTGGTGGCGGCGGTCTCATCAGCGGCGTTGCGGCCGCGATCAAAACCGCACATCCCGATGTGCGCGTTATCGGTGTTCAGTCAGACGGTGCCTCGAGTGCAGCACCCTCTCTCGAAAAAGGCGAACGAATCGCTCTTGATGGCGTCGACACCATCGCCGACGGCATCGCAACTCGAAGCGTCGGCGAGCACACCTTCGCACATATTCAGGAGTACGTCGACGAGGTCGTGACCGTTTCCGACCCCGAGATCGCTGTCACAATCACCTATCTCCTCGAGCGCTCAAAAACGCTCGTCGAAGGCGCTGGCGCAGTGCCATTGGCCGCCGTCCTTTTCGAGGCGTTCGACTACGACCCAGACGAGACGATTGTTCCAGTGCTCTCGGGCGGCAACATTGACCTTAACACGCTCACGAACGTTATTGTCCGCGGCCTCGTCGAAACCGGGCGCTACCTGAAGATCAGAACCGTCCTCAAAGACCAGCCCGGCTCGCTCGAGCGACTCCTTGAAATCTTCACCGCCCACCAGGCGAATATCTACGCGATCTATCACGACCGTACCTCGAGAGACGTCGAAATGAGCGACACCGAAGTCGAGATCGAACTCGAGATGCGCGGTC
- the citZ gene encoding citrate synthase has product MVDDLKKGLEGVLVAESELSSIDGDAGRLIYRGYPIEDLARGASYEEVLYLLWNGHLPEADDLEAFTESLTEERAVSEDILATMERLADAGERPMAALRTAISMFSATEPEGDADPEDLEATARKGRRITAKIPTALAAFERYRLGEEPVDPDPELGLAANFLYMLTGEQPDDVAAETFDQALILHADHGLNASTFTSMVIGSTMADIYSAVTGGVAALSGPLHGGANQDVMEVLIEIDESNKDPLEWVEEATDEGRRIPGFGHRVYNVKDPRAKILQERSKELAAEGDDKWYDITTTIEDYLTEEKGLVEKGIAPNVDFYSGSVYYQLGIPIDMYTPIFAMSRAGGWIAHVLEYQDDNRLIRPRARYTGSDDETFVSLEER; this is encoded by the coding sequence AGTCGGAACTCAGCTCGATCGACGGTGATGCCGGCCGGTTGATTTACCGCGGCTACCCGATTGAAGACCTCGCTCGTGGTGCAAGCTACGAAGAGGTACTGTATCTGCTCTGGAACGGACACCTGCCCGAAGCGGACGACCTCGAGGCGTTTACCGAGTCGCTCACCGAGGAACGAGCCGTCAGCGAGGATATCCTCGCGACGATGGAGCGACTCGCTGACGCCGGCGAGCGGCCGATGGCTGCGCTTCGGACCGCCATTTCGATGTTCTCGGCGACCGAACCCGAAGGCGACGCCGATCCCGAAGATCTCGAGGCGACGGCTCGAAAGGGCCGACGTATCACCGCCAAGATCCCGACCGCGCTCGCGGCGTTCGAGCGCTACCGACTCGGCGAAGAGCCAGTCGATCCCGACCCCGAACTGGGGCTTGCCGCAAACTTCCTCTACATGCTGACCGGCGAGCAGCCCGACGATGTCGCCGCTGAAACCTTCGATCAGGCGCTTATCCTCCACGCCGACCACGGGCTGAACGCCTCGACGTTTACCTCGATGGTCATCGGCTCGACGATGGCCGACATCTACAGCGCTGTCACCGGCGGCGTCGCCGCCCTTTCCGGGCCACTCCACGGCGGCGCGAATCAGGACGTCATGGAAGTCCTGATCGAGATCGACGAGAGCAACAAAGACCCCCTCGAGTGGGTCGAAGAGGCAACTGACGAAGGGCGGCGCATTCCCGGCTTTGGTCACCGTGTCTACAACGTCAAGGACCCGCGCGCGAAGATTCTCCAAGAGCGAAGCAAGGAACTCGCCGCCGAGGGCGACGACAAGTGGTACGACATCACGACGACGATCGAAGACTACCTCACCGAGGAGAAAGGCTTAGTCGAGAAGGGCATCGCCCCGAACGTCGACTTCTACTCCGGCTCGGTCTACTACCAACTCGGAATTCCGATCGATATGTACACGCCTATCTTCGCGATGAGTCGTGCCGGCGGCTGGATCGCCCACGTCCTCGAGTACCAGGACGACAACCGCCTCATCCGTCCACGCGCGCGTTACACCGGGTCTGACGACGAGACGTTCGTCTCGCTCGAGGAGCGGTAA